The bacterium genome segment TGAGGTGTTGGATCCCAATTTGACAGGGCTCTTACGAGGCAGTGTTCAGGGCTAGAGCGAATATCTTTGACCAGGCGACCTGTCGCCTGACAATGCTGATTCTTCTGCTAGGGCCAGTTTTCTTCAGTCTCTGGCCATTCTGGTCGCTTAATTACGGCAAGGAGCTCCTCTTACAGTTCCTCAGCGTCTTGCTCGTGTCTTTTTTTGCGGCTGGCTCAATCACCAGAAGCTCGATGCGCATCGACCTGGCGTCTCTGGGGAAGCCCATTAGACTGCCGCTAGTTCTGGTCCTCATAACCCTGGTGCTGGCTACGGTGCGAGGAGCCGCCCCCGTCGAGGCGAGGAGGACATTCTTCGACATTGTCTTGGGCATTGCGTTCATGCTTGTGCTGGCCGATTCCTTTAGAAAAGGAACGTTGAGGCCGAGGCAGGTTTTGCTCGTATTTCTGGTTACGGGCGTCCTGAACGCGGTGATGGTAATCGCTCAGTCGATAGGGTGGGACCCCATCTTCGTGGTCCCGCTCGAGGATGTGGGACAAGTGATGGTCTCCGGACGGCGGAAGGTGATGGGCTTTCTGGGCAATCCTGTGTTCGTTTCCGAATACATCTCTGCCTTGGTGCCGTTTGCGTTGGCCTTACTGCTCATCGCTAGATCGAAGATCAAGAAGATGCTCTTAGGACTTGTGCTGGGCCTCTTCGTCTTGGCGGTCTTGCTGACGATGACTAGGGCACCTGCTATCTCAATAGTCGTAGGGTTTGGCGTGTTCTTGGCGCTCCTAACGATCATAACGGGCAGGCGCCCCCGCCTTCGGAAAGAGAAGGTAACCGTTCAAATCGTGTTTCTCGTCGTCGCCCTAATGTATGCTTTGATCCTCACGAACTACGCTGATGTCCTAAACCGCTATTCCGAACAGGGCAGCCTCGAAAGAAGGCTCTCGATATGGTCAAACACAAAAGCCATGATCCAGCAATTGCCTATCTTGGGCCACGGCCTGGGTTCCTTCAAGTACCTGTATCTCGACTTTCAGACGCGGGAGAATCTCAAGAAAATACGCGCCGCACCCCCTCAAGAAGTTAGGACATCACCACGCGGCGGCCTTGTCCACGCTCATAACGAATACCTACAGATCGCGGCAGAAACCGGCGTCATAGGGGTATTCTCGTTCGTTTTTCTCGTCGTTTCTGTTTTTGGACTGGGGATCGCCACTTTGAGGAGGGCCTTGATTCGGGGCGTGGACAGCAAGACAAGGGACCAGTGTGTGCTAGGTGTCGCTGCGCTGACTTCGATAGCGACCATGCTCATTAATGCGCTGACTGCCTTTCCGTTCCATGTCGCCCCTACGGCCACGGTCGGCCTAACAGCCACGGCGATGTTGATGGGGCTTTCAATGAAGATGCGAACCTCGGCTTCACTGTCATCAGAACCAGCGCGGCGCCCCTCGGCCTCTGGCCGGGGCTTGCGAGTTGCCAGGCTAGTCGGAGTCGTTGCTGTTCTTGCCGCCGGGGTCTGGGTCTGCTTGGTGCCGGTGAAGGCTTTTGTCGTAGATTATCATGGTTACGTCGGGGACAGTCTTAGAAAGGCTGGCGCAACCGAGCGAGCTCTCGGCAGATATATGTTTGCTAGCGGTCTGGACCCTGTTGATGGTCGCCTTCTTTACAAGATAGGGCTCTGTTTCTCGACTATGGGAAAGTTTGAGCCCGCACAGGTGGCGTATGAGAGGTCTCGCCTCACCTACAACGTCCCTGTTTTATTGGTGTCGTCTTCGGAAAACAAACTGCGCTTAGGGCATGTGTTTGATGTGATACACGGTTTTGAGAGGGCTTTTGCATATACCAGAATGGATCGTTACCGCCAGCGGATTGCTGATATATACTGCGAGCTCGGTAAGGCGTTTACCCGGCAGAGCCGATTTGATATAGCACTGGGATGCCTGGAAGAGGCGCGAAGACTCGCTAAGACTGTGCGCGTTCTGAAGCTGACCGCTGATGTTCAGGAGCAACGCGGGACGCAGGCTGAGGCGGCTCGGACGATGACCGAGATTCTCAGGATGGACGAATTTGAGATCGAGACCGCGTTCAAACTTGCAGAGCATTATGAGAAGGAGAATGACCTTCTAAAGGCCCGCAAGTACCTCAAGATGGTAGCCAAGCTCGATCCTAACTTCGGAGGTGTAAAGGACCGTATCTCCTCGCTATCGCTCAACCTTTCGCAGAGGACAG includes the following:
- a CDS encoding O-antigen ligase family protein produces the protein MFRARANIFDQATCRLTMLILLLGPVFFSLWPFWSLNYGKELLLQFLSVLLVSFFAAGSITRSSMRIDLASLGKPIRLPLVLVLITLVLATVRGAAPVEARRTFFDIVLGIAFMLVLADSFRKGTLRPRQVLLVFLVTGVLNAVMVIAQSIGWDPIFVVPLEDVGQVMVSGRRKVMGFLGNPVFVSEYISALVPFALALLLIARSKIKKMLLGLVLGLFVLAVLLTMTRAPAISIVVGFGVFLALLTIITGRRPRLRKEKVTVQIVFLVVALMYALILTNYADVLNRYSEQGSLERRLSIWSNTKAMIQQLPILGHGLGSFKYLYLDFQTRENLKKIRAAPPQEVRTSPRGGLVHAHNEYLQIAAETGVIGVFSFVFLVVSVFGLGIATLRRALIRGVDSKTRDQCVLGVAALTSIATMLINALTAFPFHVAPTATVGLTATAMLMGLSMKMRTSASLSSEPARRPSASGRGLRVARLVGVVAVLAAGVWVCLVPVKAFVVDYHGYVGDSLRKAGATERALGRYMFASGLDPVDGRLLYKIGLCFSTMGKFEPAQVAYERSRLTYNVPVLLVSSSENKLRLGHVFDVIHGFERAFAYTRMDRYRQRIADIYCELGKAFTRQSRFDIALGCLEEARRLAKTVRVLKLTADVQEQRGTQAEAARTMTEILRMDEFEIETAFKLAEHYEKENDLLKARKYLKMVAKLDPNFGGVKDRISSLSLNLSQRTDMPAWERSKDLYLMGKLSLQFGQYEQASEMFKRVKQLTTKMPQANYFLGRSLEKRGMLEQAQREYRYAFSQNQSDARPLVNLLGIFTATNDQKGMQWVCQQVDAFKPQYELEKSLAPQGAALVMPRNRVSIAHKTLRGVSIDELSVRWEDRAALTIVWETAPFTGPGQDTVRLLHADGTQILVRGRRFLLCEEVKNLIRGREAFRMSEGVPPLAGPGPKPSPWPGEETVALRTSDRITTAVSYSERVPVDPHKGYLLFYRFWASKTGAYAGKEFYDQNGRRVFFNRNRTNERECGWEYSIDYFTPPEQARYVSLFLVMEGPSAAAWFDEILLTSIPMITDTGMPRDTFNTTQ